The following proteins come from a genomic window of Aspergillus oryzae RIB40 DNA, chromosome 4:
- a CDS encoding putative MFS transporter (monocarboxylate transporter), which produces MSQSNAVDGGYGWIIVLAVFWNNAHHWGILSSYGVFLEDFISNSRISGGTSLDFALIGGLSASQALVISPLITMIHRRFGLRATMALGVLFETAALLGASWSTRVWQLYLSQGVCFGWGLGLQYLSTTFIIPQWFSKKRSLAAGITTAGTGTGGLIYSLATHAMLDRFGSGWSYRILAIIQFVVNTICVLLLRDRMEKPRSERKKATFRLSLCKRYETWLFIGWSFFSVMGFMVIWYSLATYSRSIGLSASQGSIVTAVMNVGQILGRPAVGYFSDVVGRINMTTFATFTSGLLCLLLWVFAKTYSAILCFALFAGILFGTFWTAVGPLRAEVVGLEDLQSFLTIMWLICSVPATFGEAIGLELRTSGEDEFLRTQLFTGFMYIGASLCTLLLRGWKISQEKTPESGDCPGSASTHGECNISSRLSPIVAWEKV; this is translated from the exons ATGAGTCAGTCAAATGCGGTTGATGGAGGCTACGGCTGGATTATTGTCCTAGCTGTATTCTGGAATAATGCCCACCATTGGGGAATTTTATCA AGCTATGGTGTCTTCTTGGAAGACTTCATTTCAAATTCTAGAATCTCTGGTGGTACCAGCCTTGACTTCGCGCTGATTGGCGGACTATCCGCATCGCAGGCGCTCGTTATATCGCCCTTGATTACCATGATTCATCGTCGTTTTGGTCTTAGAGCAACTATGGCTCTCGGTGTGCTCTTTGAGACTGCGGCCCTCCTGGGAGCGTCCTGGAGTACCAGGGTTTGGCAACTCTACTTGAGCCAGGGCGTCTGCTTTGGATGGGGTCTCGGCTTGCAGTATCTATCGACCACGTTTATTATTCCACAATGGTTCAGCAAGAAGCGAAGCTTGGCCGCAGGGATTACCACGGCAGGGACCGGTACTGGAGGATTGATATACTCGCTAGCAACTCACGCGATGCTAGACCGGTTCGGCAGTGGTTGGTCATATCGGATTCTGGCGATTATCCAATTTGTGGTTAACACCATATGCGTGCTCCTCTTGCGGGATCGTATGGAGAAACCCCGgtcagaaagaaaaaaggcaactTTTCGCCTCAGTCTCTGCAAGAGATACGAAACCTGGCTATTTATCGGCTGGAGCTTTTTCAGTGTCATGGGATTCATGGTCATCTGGTACTCGCTTGCTACCTATTCTCGATCTATCGGGTTGTCCGCCAGTCAAGGATCGATCGTAACCGCCGTGATGAATGTCGGCCAGATTCTTGGTCGACCTGCGGTGGGCTATTTCAGTGACGTTGTGGGACGGATCAATATGACCACGTTTGCCACGTTCACCAGCGGGTTGCTCTGTTTACTGCTCTGGGTGTTCGCCAAAACATATTCGGCAatcctttgctttgctttgTTCGCAGGGATCCTCTTTGGGACGTTCTGGACG GCTGTTGGGCCACTCAGAGCAGAGGTTGTCGGACTAGAAGACCTTCAGTCGTTCTTAACTATTATGTGGCTTATCTGCTCGGTTCCTGCGACCT TTGGAGAAGCGATCGGCCTTGAACTTCGCACGTCCGGGGAGGATGAGTTTTTACGCACGCAACTGTTTACCGGCTTCATGTATATCGGCGCATCTTTATGCACATTACTTCTGCGAGGCTGGAAGATATCCCAAGAAAAGACGCCAGAGTCAGGAGATTGCCCTGGTTCTGCGTCAACCCATGGCGAATGTAATATCTCCAGCAGGTTATCTCCTATTGTGGCGTGGGAGAAAGTTTGA
- a CDS encoding putative isochorismatase family hydrolase (amidases related to nicotinamidase): MASNAQSFRQTIGIPRSTASVKDSTLIIIDAQNEYASGQLKVEGVAESRKVIADLLSRYRNGGDGSNIVHVVHEVPAGAPVFTPGTALAEEFEELTPRPGEKIVTKNFPSSFAKTDLHDYLIGLGDLGKKIVLVGYMAHVCISTTARAGSELGYDVVIVKDAVGDRHIPGVEAEQLVAVALNEMGYGGGLTNK; this comes from the exons ATGGCTTCCAATGCTCAATCCTTCCGCCAAACCATTGGCATTCCTCGTTCGACAGCCTCTGTCAAAGACTCCACTCTGATTATCATCGATGCGCAAAATGAATACGCCTCGGGCCAGCTGAAGGTCGAAGGCGTGGCGGAGAGCCGCAAAGTCATCGCCGACCTACTGTCTCGGTATCGCAACGGTGGCGACGGCTCCAATATCGTTCACGTGGTCCACGAAGTGCCGGCCGGTGCTCCTGTGTTCACTCCGGGCACTGCGTTAGCAGAAGAGTTCGAGGAGCTGACACCAAGGCCCGGTGAGAAGATCGTAACTAAGAACTTCCCGAGCTCTTTCGCTAAGACTGACCTCCACGATTACTTGATCGGCTTGGGAGACCTGGGCAAGAAGATTGTCCTAGTCGGATATATGGCACATGTGTGTATTTCCACTACTGCCAGAGCTGGCAGTGAATTGGGCTACGATGTGGTTATTGTGAAGGATGCGGTGGGCGATCGTCATATCCCTGGTGTTGAGGCCGAGCAATTGGTGGCGGTAGCTCTCAACGA GATGGGCTATGGAGGAGGCCTCACAAACAAGTAA
- a CDS encoding MBL fold metallo-hydrolase (predicted protein) — MASSFKSVVSITHVTTATAIINIDGINFLTDPVFCPAGSQYIYDGWAKAPNLKDYGFEGRPPSGVLRSTEGPALQLHDLPPIDAVLLSHEDHVDNLDPLGRQLLDGRKVFTTPDGAHNLQPRPGVVGLRPWETVSATIGGKEFRITGTPCKHFPGGEVTGFILETESFGFNAAGLPNVVYFSGDTVYIDEFEKIKEKWNISVAVLNLGNALFSHPNGIIQITFDGKQAAHFMRVTGAEIMVPIHFESWEHFTEHRDDLLRVFEKEGVANLVRWLTPGVEARII, encoded by the coding sequence ATGGCATCTTCATTCAAGAGCGTTGTTAGCATCACGCACGTCACCACCGCAACCGCTATCATAAACATCGACGGCATCAACTTCCTCACTGATCCGGTGTTCTGCCCGGCCGGATCGCAATATATCTACGATGGCTGGGCAAAGGCTCCCAACCTCAAGGATTATGGATTTGAAGGCCGCCCGCCCAGTGGCGTCCTCCGAAGCACCGAGGGCCCGGCATTGCAACTCCACGACCTCCCCCCGATCGATGCGGTACTGCTAAGCCATGAGGACCATGTGGATAACTTGGATCCCTTGGGCCGCCAACTCCTGGACGGTCGCAAGGTCTTCACTACTCCCGACGGAGCGCATAATCTACAGCCCCGACCAGGAGTAGTCGGTCTTCGCCCGTGGGAAACTGTCTCCGCTACGATCGGAGGCAAGGAGTTTCGCATTACTGGAACCCCATGCAAGCACTTCCCAGGAGGCGAGGTGACTGGATTCATTTTAGAAACGGAATCCTTTGGTTTCAACGCGGCTGGCCTCCCCAACGTGGTGTACTTCTCCGGAGACACCGTGTATATCGACGAATtcgagaagatcaaggaaAAGTGGAACATATCGGTCGCGGTTCTCAACCTTGGAAACGCACTTTTCTCTCATCCGAACGGCATCATCCAAATTACGTTTGACGGAAAGCAAGCAGCTCATTTCATGCGTGTGACTGGTGCCGAGATCATGGTGCCGATCCATTTCGAGTCCTGGGAGCATTTCACCGAGCACCGGGACGACCTCCTCCGTGtgtttgagaaggaagggGTGGCTAACCTTGTCCGCTGGCTCACCCCAGGTGTGGAAGCCCGGATTATCTAG